The following proteins are co-located in the Camelina sativa cultivar DH55 chromosome 12, Cs, whole genome shotgun sequence genome:
- the LOC104733771 gene encoding glutathione S-transferase T3-like, which yields MVLISAWLNTSKDAVTSNQQKGNTFSSRIAKYYADSPKLAGIDKREPLHCKGRWQKINNHVSKFVGSYHAATKERSSGQSEDDVMKMAYQIFANDYKIKFTLEHAWRELRHDQKWCLSYATKGDGSSKRRKFDDQTSSSVPVMGAEEDEARPPGIKAAKAKGKRHVSKPTSSQAAVASSEGFDSMWDIRQKDYALKEKQSLRKEKIVKHKMLKFIAKQSHLLNKKWL from the coding sequence ATGGTGCTCATCAGTGCTTGGCTGAACACTAGCAAGGATGCAGTTACTTCGAATCAGCAAAAAGGCAATACCTTTTCGTCACGCATTGCAAAATATTATGCTGATAGTCCTAAGCTAGCTGGTATAGATAAGAGAGAGCCCCTTCACTGTAAGGGAAGGTGGCAGAAGATCAACAATCATGTTAGCAAGTTTGTTGGGAGCTATCATGCGGCAACAAAAGAGAGGTCAAGTGGCCAGAGTGAAGATGATGTCATGAAAATGGCTTACCAGATATTCGCCAACGATTACAAGATAAAGTTCACTCTTGAGCATGCTTGGAGGGAGCTTCGACATGATCAGAAATGGTGTCTCTCTTATGCCACGAAAGGTGATGGAtcatcaaagagaagaaagtttGATGATCAGACTTCAAGCTCCGTGCCAGTTATGGGCGCTGAGGAGGATGAAGCTCGACCTCCTGGAATTAAGGCAGCAAAGGCCAAAGGTAAAAGACATGTGAGTAAACCAACGTCTAGTCAAGCAGCTGTTGCTTCTAGTGAAGGGTTTGACAGCATGTGGGATATAAGGCAAAAGGACTATGCATtgaaagagaagcaaagctTGCGTAAAGAGAAGATTGTCAAGCATAAAATGCTTAAGTTCATCGCAAAACAGAGCCACTTACTGAACAAGAAATGGCTTTGA
- the LOC104733772 gene encoding uncharacterized protein LOC104733772: MASSSRPSFSKMMDEYFDNTFDNAFDQALDNQVNQHGDFEEATNPKKTRVHIERKREEGDIRLWNDYFSKDPVYSSQTFRRCFRMNKGLFMRIVERLSTEFTFFQQRRDATGKFGFSTLQKTTAAIRMMAYGCPADALNEYLRLAPRTALSCLEHFVERINDLFGDEYLRRPTPEDLQQLLDIGELRGFPGMIGSIDCTLNDINVLDRSPVFDDILHGQAPKVKYSVNSHEYRMAYYLTDGIYPEWATFVQSIPLPQDQKASLFAQHQEFVRKDVERAFGVLQARFAIVRNRALFWDKAKIGKIMRACIILHNMIVEDERDGYTQFNVLEFAQEQSNRTSQVDATYSVEPSNLTEMMITQNDIRDRKRHRRLKADLVENI, translated from the exons ATGGCATCTTCTTCTCGTCCAAGTTTTTCAAAAATGATGGATGAATATTTTGATAATACTTTTGATAATGCTTTCGATCAAGCTTTGGATAATCAAGTTAATCAGCATGGTGATTTTGAAGAAGCAACCAACCCAAAGAAAACAAGAGTCCACATTGAAAGAAAACGGGAAGAAGGGGATATCCGtttatggaatgattattttagcaAAGATCCCGTATATTCTTCTCAAACATTTCGACGCtgttttagaatgaacaaggGATTGTTCATGCGTATTGTTGAACGACTCTCCACTGAATTTACATTCTTTCAACAAAGGCGAGATGCTACCGGAAAGTTCGGTTTCTCAACACTACAAAAGACTACAGCagcaattcgtatgatggcatatggcTGTCCAGCTGATGCCCTTAATGAATACCTCCGGCTTGCTCCAAGAACGGCACTTTCATGCTTGGAACATTTTGTGGAAAGAATCAATgatttatttggagatgagtatcTAAGGAGACCCACACCGGAAGATTTGCAACAACTACTCGATATTGGAGAGTTACGGGGATTTCCTgggatgataggaagcatcgact gtacattaaacgatatcaatgttcttgatCGCTCACctgtttttgatgatatattacaCGGTCAAGCTCCTAAAGTGAAATATAGTGTCAACAGCCATGAGTATCGTATGGCTTACTATCTCACAGATGGTATTTATCCAGAATGGGCTACTTTTGTCCAATCTATTCCACTTCCACAAGATCAAAAAGCATCCTTATTTGCACAACATCAAGAATTTGTACGTAAAGATGTCGAACGTGCTTTTGGAGTattgcaagctcgatttgccatagtcaGAAACCGTGCTCTTTTTTGGGATAAGGCAAAAATTGGAAAGATAATGAGAGCGTGTATCATactgcacaatatgatagtagaagaCGAACGAGATGGATACACTCAGTTTAATGTGTTAGAATTCGCACAAGAACAATCAAACAGAACTTCACAAGTAGATGCCACATATTCTGTGGAACCTTCAAACCTCACGGAAATGATGATCACTCAAAATGATATTCGTGATAGAAAAAGACATCGACGATTGAAagctgatttggttgagaatatatgA